A window of Streptomyces marispadix contains these coding sequences:
- a CDS encoding TrmH family RNA methyltransferase, with the protein MAVFIPVGDPADPRLSDFTGLTDVELRRRREPAEGLFIAEGEKVVRRAAQAGYAMRSMLLSEKWVPVMRDVVEQSGAPAYVVSPALAEQVTGYHVHRGALASMERKPLPEPERVLSAARRVVIMEAVNDHTNVGAIFRSAAALGMDAVLLSPSCADPLYRRSVKVSMGAVFSVPYARLGTWPQGLESVRDAGFRLLALTPDEEAVPLDDALAPPPERAALLLGAEGEGLSRRAMGAADERVRIPMAHGVDSLNVGAAAAVAFYALTRSGSTP; encoded by the coding sequence GTGGCTGTTTTCATCCCAGTCGGCGACCCGGCCGACCCGCGGCTGTCCGACTTCACCGGCCTCACCGACGTCGAACTGCGCCGCAGACGCGAGCCCGCCGAGGGCCTGTTCATCGCCGAGGGCGAGAAGGTCGTACGCCGTGCCGCACAGGCCGGATACGCGATGCGCTCGATGCTGCTCTCCGAGAAGTGGGTCCCCGTGATGCGGGACGTCGTGGAGCAGTCCGGGGCGCCCGCCTATGTGGTGAGCCCCGCGCTGGCCGAGCAGGTCACCGGCTACCACGTCCACCGTGGCGCCCTCGCCTCCATGGAACGCAAGCCCCTGCCCGAGCCGGAGCGGGTGCTGAGCGCCGCTCGACGCGTCGTGATCATGGAGGCGGTCAACGATCACACCAACGTGGGCGCGATATTCCGCAGCGCCGCCGCCCTCGGCATGGACGCCGTGCTGCTGTCACCGTCGTGTGCCGACCCCCTGTACCGCCGCTCCGTCAAGGTGTCCATGGGCGCGGTCTTCTCGGTGCCGTACGCGCGGCTCGGCACCTGGCCGCAGGGGCTGGAGTCCGTGCGGGACGCCGGGTTCCGGCTGCTCGCGCTCACCCCGGACGAGGAGGCCGTCCCGCTCGACGACGCGCTGGCGCCCCCGCCGGAGCGTGCGGCGCTCCTCCTCGGAGCGGAGGGCGAGGGGCTGTCCCGGCGGGCCATGGGGGCCGCCGACGAGCGCGTACGCATCCCGATGGCACACGGCGTCGACTCGCTCAACGTGGGTGCGGCGGCAGCGGTCGCCTTCTACGCGCTGACGAGGAGCGGTTCTACGCCGTGA
- the cobT gene encoding nicotinate-nucleotide--dimethylbenzimidazole phosphoribosyltransferase, with protein sequence MNGSHPYAGPGEGLGDSLGDGLGEAAASGFVPGAGPGLAPADPQSLLPGSHGADAWHDPQGYGAQAYDPQSFDPQAFDPQSFDPQAQDQQAYAAQAHDPHAPVGAAHPQPQSQPMSPSMSEPMSQAQAQAQSHMAVQQDVYGQQNGFVHDASYGHLDPYGGQLPQPEQQPQPQPQPEQQGQTQQTQMPPEAQQFSGDPGPNHVPGPHETDGRDSGSIDCGEVREAFAGGRTPAKGTPRAQTPPRRPLHLGPPEPEQSGAVRPLSDRGLGARTSGRARRGKSAAAQESSTKSQQEAPTESTSSRSYAQPSAPPASQPGPQVSEQDSTQGAGQGQGQVQTAAEGQPQAQQRGAADAEAGAAPGADAAAAAAVAVEVTAQHDEFGAQHGAQHGEQYGDQHGGRHGAVPPQDVAATAVDAGYPDHTQVNAETLPGPQLGALPPQNEMWAAQGEPYAGAETDAQPQPEPQSQTAVASGAQTAETMALAGPQLAASVPENAPQPDPASEQPEAAVPVDPAATPEQHAAADATEPQTGAAVADQAAEPTEPRTTQNQAAEPQTAEPQAAAEPQSGGHGEQQGRAAAPRSGGGRRRRRRAKEESGEERTGTGNTWVSSPGSTAVEAIEPQQAGAAKPVEGDTATDTKSGATPAGGAGPAAADTAKIPAQQQGGEEAALGEAAVTAATGGAGEAGPGDQAQADAYNQAQAGAQAPGAVASIPAQQSRHAEAHAAPEQQAETPQRSGKHSRKDGDTAAEGGQEAAAGEGGAAPTPVPAAEGAPAPAEQPVPGDASAPEAPQTVQEKTATTHDAVHASEEAQAATEAPATEGGGATGTPETEEGSPVTDAQLPAPAPEAETVAVAENKTAEETDTAAQSDPGSGNAADDGAKTAAEPEPGVPAEPGASAGPGAAEPGSADAPGAESAPGDAPEPDGESQDPPAEQVATAGGPPAPGYADEEREAVHRLMRERRDIRNGFRPDPIPHEVLLRVLEAAHTAPSVGHSQPWDFVVIRSEETRRAMHELAERQRHAYAESLPKARAKQFKELKIEAILDTPVNIVVTADPTRGGRHTLGRHTQPQMAPYSSALAVENLWLAARAEGLGVGWVSFFDEREMVRALELPEHLEVVAYLCVGYVDEFPPEPELAQAGWSKRRPLSWVVHEESYGRRVLPGAEPQDLLSDTVAAIRPLDAKALGEAWERQKRMTKPSGALGMLEIISAQLCGLSRKCPPPLPEPAAVAIFAGDHGVHAQGVTPWPQEVTAQMVANFLGGGAVCNAFANQVGAEVCVIDVGIAGELPSTPGLLPRKVRAGTADMTQGPAMTREEALRALEVGIETARDLVAAGNKALLTGEMGIANTTASAVLVAACTDADPSEVTGRGTGINDETHARKVEVVRRALEVHQPDPEDPLGMLAAVGGLEHAALVGLILGGASLRTPVILDGVSAGAAALVARRIAPEAMAACIAGHRSSEPGHVAALTKLGLRPLIDLDLRLGEGTGALLSLPMVQSAARAMHEVATFDSAGVTGKS encoded by the coding sequence GTGAACGGATCCCACCCCTACGCGGGACCGGGCGAGGGCCTGGGCGACAGTCTCGGAGACGGTCTCGGCGAGGCAGCGGCCTCCGGTTTCGTCCCCGGCGCGGGGCCCGGCCTCGCGCCCGCCGACCCGCAGTCGCTGCTGCCGGGTTCGCACGGTGCGGACGCGTGGCACGACCCTCAGGGTTACGGTGCTCAGGCTTACGATCCGCAGTCCTTCGATCCCCAGGCTTTCGATCCCCAGTCCTTCGACCCTCAGGCTCAGGACCAGCAGGCATACGCGGCTCAGGCGCACGACCCGCACGCCCCCGTCGGCGCCGCGCATCCGCAGCCGCAGTCCCAGCCGATGTCCCCGTCGATGTCCGAGCCCATGTCCCAGGCGCAGGCGCAGGCGCAGTCGCATATGGCAGTGCAACAGGATGTGTACGGGCAGCAGAACGGGTTCGTGCACGACGCCTCCTACGGGCATCTGGACCCGTACGGCGGGCAGTTGCCGCAGCCTGAGCAGCAGCCCCAGCCCCAGCCTCAGCCCGAGCAGCAGGGGCAGACGCAGCAGACGCAAATGCCGCCGGAGGCACAGCAGTTCTCCGGCGACCCCGGCCCGAACCATGTGCCGGGGCCCCACGAGACCGACGGCCGGGACTCCGGTTCCATCGACTGCGGCGAGGTACGAGAGGCGTTCGCCGGGGGCCGTACGCCCGCGAAGGGCACCCCTCGCGCTCAGACTCCTCCCCGTAGGCCGCTCCACCTGGGCCCGCCCGAGCCGGAGCAGTCCGGGGCCGTACGTCCCCTCTCCGACAGAGGGCTGGGCGCTCGTACGAGCGGGCGCGCGAGGCGTGGGAAGTCCGCGGCGGCGCAGGAGAGTTCCACCAAGTCGCAGCAGGAAGCACCGACGGAATCAACGAGTTCGCGGTCGTATGCGCAGCCGAGTGCGCCCCCGGCCTCCCAGCCGGGTCCGCAGGTCTCGGAGCAGGACTCGACGCAGGGCGCGGGGCAGGGTCAGGGCCAGGTGCAGACGGCGGCGGAGGGGCAACCGCAGGCACAGCAGCGGGGCGCTGCGGATGCGGAGGCCGGTGCCGCTCCCGGTGCCGACGCGGCTGCCGCTGCCGCCGTCGCCGTCGAAGTGACGGCGCAGCACGACGAGTTCGGCGCTCAGCACGGTGCCCAGCACGGTGAGCAGTACGGAGACCAGCACGGCGGCCGGCACGGCGCCGTACCGCCCCAGGACGTGGCGGCCACGGCCGTCGACGCCGGGTACCCGGACCACACGCAGGTGAACGCGGAGACGCTGCCCGGGCCCCAACTCGGGGCGCTGCCACCGCAGAACGAGATGTGGGCGGCGCAGGGCGAGCCGTACGCGGGTGCGGAGACCGACGCGCAGCCGCAGCCGGAGCCGCAGTCGCAGACGGCCGTGGCCTCCGGCGCACAGACAGCGGAGACCATGGCCCTCGCGGGCCCCCAACTCGCCGCATCCGTACCGGAGAACGCGCCGCAGCCGGACCCCGCGTCCGAACAGCCGGAGGCGGCCGTACCTGTCGATCCCGCCGCCACGCCGGAACAGCACGCTGCCGCTGACGCCACGGAGCCCCAGACCGGCGCGGCGGTCGCGGACCAGGCCGCGGAGCCCACGGAGCCCCGGACCACGCAGAACCAGGCAGCCGAGCCCCAGACCGCGGAGCCCCAGGCTGCTGCCGAGCCGCAGAGCGGTGGACACGGTGAACAGCAGGGCCGGGCCGCGGCTCCCCGTTCCGGCGGTGGCCGCAGGCGGCGGCGCCGTGCGAAGGAGGAGAGCGGCGAAGAGAGAACCGGCACCGGCAACACCTGGGTGTCCTCGCCTGGCTCGACGGCGGTGGAGGCCATCGAGCCCCAACAGGCGGGTGCGGCCAAGCCGGTTGAGGGCGATACCGCGACGGACACGAAGAGCGGGGCCACGCCCGCCGGGGGAGCGGGACCGGCGGCGGCCGACACGGCGAAGATCCCGGCGCAGCAGCAGGGCGGCGAAGAGGCAGCCCTCGGCGAGGCAGCCGTCACCGCTGCAACCGGGGGGGCCGGTGAAGCGGGTCCGGGCGACCAGGCCCAGGCCGATGCCTACAACCAGGCCCAGGCCGGAGCCCAGGCGCCCGGGGCCGTAGCCTCGATCCCCGCGCAGCAGAGCCGTCACGCCGAGGCGCACGCGGCACCGGAACAGCAGGCCGAGACGCCTCAGCGGAGCGGCAAGCACAGCCGCAAGGACGGGGACACGGCAGCGGAAGGCGGCCAGGAGGCGGCGGCCGGAGAGGGCGGCGCCGCCCCGACTCCCGTGCCCGCAGCCGAAGGTGCCCCCGCGCCCGCGGAGCAGCCCGTACCCGGGGACGCTTCCGCGCCCGAGGCCCCACAGACCGTTCAGGAGAAGACCGCGACAACGCACGACGCCGTTCACGCAAGCGAGGAAGCACAGGCCGCCACGGAGGCCCCTGCCACCGAAGGCGGCGGCGCCACGGGGACGCCGGAGACCGAGGAGGGTTCACCCGTTACCGACGCGCAGCTTCCCGCCCCCGCCCCGGAGGCGGAGACTGTCGCGGTGGCCGAGAACAAGACAGCAGAAGAGACCGACACCGCGGCGCAGAGCGACCCCGGAAGCGGCAACGCAGCCGACGACGGCGCGAAGACCGCCGCGGAGCCCGAGCCCGGCGTCCCTGCCGAGCCCGGTGCGTCCGCCGGCCCCGGCGCGGCCGAGCCCGGCTCCGCCGACGCCCCCGGCGCGGAGAGCGCCCCCGGCGACGCCCCCGAGCCGGACGGCGAGAGCCAGGACCCGCCCGCGGAACAGGTCGCCACGGCGGGCGGTCCTCCGGCCCCCGGCTACGCGGACGAAGAGCGCGAGGCCGTACACCGCCTGATGCGCGAACGCCGCGACATCCGCAACGGGTTCCGGCCCGACCCCATCCCGCACGAGGTGCTGCTGCGCGTCCTCGAAGCGGCGCACACCGCGCCCAGCGTCGGCCACTCCCAGCCGTGGGACTTCGTCGTCATCCGCTCCGAGGAGACCCGCCGTGCCATGCACGAGCTGGCCGAACGCCAGCGCCACGCCTATGCGGAGTCCCTGCCGAAGGCCCGCGCCAAGCAGTTCAAGGAACTGAAGATCGAGGCGATCCTCGACACCCCCGTCAACATCGTCGTCACCGCGGACCCGACCCGCGGCGGACGGCACACCCTCGGACGTCACACCCAGCCGCAGATGGCGCCCTACTCCTCGGCGCTCGCCGTGGAGAACCTGTGGCTGGCCGCACGCGCGGAGGGCCTCGGCGTCGGCTGGGTCAGCTTCTTCGACGAGCGCGAGATGGTGCGTGCGCTGGAGCTGCCCGAGCATCTGGAGGTCGTGGCGTATCTGTGCGTCGGATACGTCGACGAGTTCCCGCCGGAGCCCGAACTCGCGCAGGCGGGCTGGTCCAAGCGCCGCCCGCTCTCCTGGGTCGTGCACGAGGAGTCGTACGGACGCCGGGTGCTGCCCGGTGCGGAGCCGCAGGACCTGCTCTCCGACACCGTCGCCGCCATCCGCCCGCTGGACGCCAAGGCGCTGGGCGAGGCGTGGGAGCGGCAGAAGCGGATGACCAAGCCGTCCGGCGCGCTCGGCATGCTGGAGATCATCTCCGCGCAGCTCTGCGGCCTTTCGCGCAAGTGCCCGCCGCCGCTTCCGGAGCCCGCGGCCGTCGCGATCTTCGCGGGCGACCACGGTGTGCACGCTCAGGGCGTGACCCCGTGGCCGCAGGAGGTCACCGCCCAGATGGTCGCCAACTTCCTCGGCGGCGGCGCCGTCTGCAACGCCTTCGCCAACCAGGTCGGCGCGGAGGTCTGCGTCATCGACGTGGGCATCGCCGGCGAACTCCCGTCCACGCCGGGCCTGTTGCCCCGCAAGGTCCGGGCAGGCACGGCAGATATGACGCAGGGTCCGGCGATGACCCGCGAGGAGGCCCTGCGCGCCCTCGAAGTCGGCATCGAGACCGCACGCGACCTGGTCGCGGCAGGCAACAAGGCGCTCCTCACAGGGGAGATGGGCATCGCCAACACCACGGCCTCGGCCGTGCTCGTCGCCGCCTGCACCGACGCCGACCCGTCCGAGGTGACGGGCCGCGGCACCGGCATCAACGACGAGACGCACGCCCGCAAGGTCGAGGTCGTACGCCGTGCCCTGGAGGTGCACCAGCCCGACCCGGAGGATCCGCTGGGCATGCTGGCGGCGGTCGGCGGCCTCGAACACGCCGCGCTCGTCGGCCTCATCCTCGGCGGCGCCTCCCTTCGTACGCCGGTGATCCTCGACGGGGTGAGCGCGGGCGCAGCCGCCCTCGTCGCCCGCCGTATCGCACCGGAGGCGATGGCCGCGTGCATCGCGGGGCACCGCAGCTCCGAGCCGGGGCACGTGGCGGCGCTCACCAAGCTGGGCCTGCGCCCGCTGATCGATCTGGATCTGCGGCTGGGCGAGGGCACGGGCGCACTGCTGTCGCTGCCGATGGTGCAGAGCGCGGCGCGTGCCATGCACGAGGTGGCGACGTTCGACTCGGCGGGAGTGACGGGGAAGAGCTGA
- the cbiE gene encoding precorrin-6y C5,15-methyltransferase (decarboxylating) subunit CbiE encodes MADRVTVIGWDGSPLSGAARSALGAATLVAGAAHHLQLPEVPPRAEQIKLGSVSLAARNIARHRGTAVVFADGDPGFFGVVRTLRAPEHGLEVEVVPAVSAMAAAFARAGMPWDDAQLVVANSRTLRHAVNVCRAHTKVGVLTSPGAGPAELALLLGSVHRTFVICEALGTAHEEVTVLTSDKVADHTWRDPNVVIVAGGSTGPAAPQPGLTPGAGRGTAPGPSSAHGGPGGGWLAAHGPDYPPAVRGWALPLSDYPDRAAGGTGGSGLGGPARGFGTTAGPAMAGAPGAPGYDTGAPAHGAAHAPARASESRQLRACQLARLGPRIGDLVWDIGAGSGAVAVEAARFGAAVIAVDRDPSACASTDAAARRFGVQIETVHGAAPQVLEDLPEPDVVRVGGGGVPTVTAVADRRPGRIVTHAATRDEAEALGRALAEGGYEVECALLQSVELDTTEWVESERAVVFLLSGVRV; translated from the coding sequence ATGGCCGACCGCGTCACCGTGATCGGGTGGGACGGTTCGCCTCTGTCAGGCGCCGCCCGCTCCGCCCTCGGTGCGGCCACGCTCGTCGCCGGAGCCGCGCACCATCTCCAGCTTCCCGAAGTGCCGCCGCGCGCAGAGCAGATCAAGCTCGGCAGCGTCTCGCTCGCCGCGCGGAACATCGCCCGCCACCGCGGCACCGCCGTCGTCTTCGCCGACGGCGACCCGGGCTTCTTCGGCGTCGTGCGTACGCTCCGCGCGCCGGAACACGGCCTGGAGGTGGAGGTCGTTCCCGCCGTCTCCGCGATGGCCGCCGCCTTCGCCCGTGCGGGCATGCCGTGGGACGACGCGCAGCTCGTGGTGGCCAACTCCCGTACGCTGCGCCACGCCGTCAACGTCTGCCGCGCCCACACCAAGGTCGGCGTGCTCACGTCCCCGGGCGCCGGCCCCGCCGAACTCGCGCTGCTTCTTGGCTCGGTGCACCGTACGTTCGTGATATGCGAGGCGCTGGGCACGGCGCACGAGGAAGTCACCGTGCTCACCTCCGACAAGGTCGCCGACCACACCTGGCGCGACCCCAACGTGGTGATCGTGGCGGGCGGTTCGACGGGGCCCGCCGCTCCGCAGCCCGGGCTCACGCCGGGCGCCGGACGCGGTACGGCACCTGGGCCTTCGTCCGCGCACGGCGGCCCGGGGGGCGGCTGGCTCGCGGCGCACGGTCCCGACTACCCGCCCGCCGTGAGGGGTTGGGCCCTTCCGCTCTCCGACTACCCGGACCGTGCGGCCGGTGGGACGGGCGGCTCCGGCCTCGGCGGCCCGGCCCGCGGCTTCGGCACTACGGCCGGACCTGCGATGGCGGGCGCGCCGGGTGCGCCCGGTTACGACACCGGAGCCCCCGCGCACGGCGCGGCGCACGCCCCGGCGCGTGCGAGCGAATCGCGTCAGCTTCGCGCCTGCCAACTCGCCCGGCTCGGCCCGCGTATCGGCGATCTCGTATGGGACATCGGCGCGGGCAGCGGTGCCGTCGCCGTCGAGGCCGCGCGTTTCGGCGCCGCGGTCATCGCCGTGGACCGGGACCCGTCGGCCTGTGCTAGTACGGACGCCGCGGCACGGCGGTTCGGCGTGCAGATCGAGACCGTGCACGGCGCGGCGCCCCAAGTCCTCGAGGATCTGCCGGAGCCGGACGTGGTGCGGGTGGGCGGCGGAGGCGTACCCACCGTCACGGCGGTGGCCGACCGGCGTCCGGGCCGTATCGTCACTCACGCCGCCACCCGGGACGAGGCGGAGGCCCTCGGAAGGGCGCTCGCAGAGGGCGGTTACGAAGTCGAATGCGCCCTGCTCCAGTCCGTGGAGCTGGACACCACGGAGTGGGTGGAAAGTGAACGAGCTGTCGTTTTCCTGCTGTCCGGTGTCCGAGTCTGA
- a CDS encoding GNAT family N-acetyltransferase has product MTSIFPDVSISTDRLVLRPFEEADVQSLTEMMRDELVAAWTTVPVPYREADAREFILRRAPAMRTEGEGIAFAVTEFLTQRLVGLVQLEHTDWRILGTEVGYVVAPWARGEGYASESVLAVAQWLFQDQKFERMELHTAADNTAAQQVAQKLGCISEGVLRNAWIARTRTEDGGWAEIRTDLLVWSLLPEDLDGIPEQLADTGGYAPYPEWLHSPR; this is encoded by the coding sequence ATGACTTCGATCTTTCCGGACGTCTCGATCAGCACGGACCGTCTCGTGCTGCGCCCGTTCGAGGAAGCGGATGTGCAGTCGCTCACCGAGATGATGCGCGACGAGCTCGTGGCCGCGTGGACGACCGTGCCGGTGCCCTATCGCGAGGCCGACGCACGGGAGTTCATCCTCCGGCGGGCCCCCGCGATGCGGACCGAGGGGGAGGGCATCGCGTTCGCCGTCACCGAGTTCCTCACCCAGCGCCTCGTCGGCCTCGTACAGCTCGAACACACCGACTGGCGCATCCTCGGCACCGAGGTCGGCTACGTCGTCGCCCCCTGGGCGCGCGGAGAGGGCTACGCCTCGGAGTCGGTGCTGGCCGTGGCCCAATGGCTGTTCCAGGACCAGAAGTTCGAACGCATGGAGCTTCACACGGCGGCCGACAACACCGCTGCGCAGCAGGTCGCGCAGAAGCTCGGCTGCATCAGCGAGGGCGTGCTGCGCAACGCCTGGATAGCGCGCACCCGCACCGAGGACGGCGGCTGGGCGGAGATCCGCACCGATCTGCTGGTGTGGAGCCTGCTGCCCGAAGACCTCGACGGCATCCCGGAACAGCTCGCGGACACGGGCGGCTACGCGCCCTATCCGGAGTGGCTCCACTCGCCGCGCTAG
- a CDS encoding GNAT family N-acetyltransferase, whose protein sequence is MGMSVTISAAVDGDAEQILKLQYLCFQSEAEAYGDYAIAPLTQTLDGLRAEMASGCVMVARLGDEVVGSVRGSVDADGTARIDRLCVHPRLQRHGLGGRLLAAIEDRLAAERHAKRYQLVTGHRSEGNLRLYRKYGYIASGSTEKDRKVTLTSMTKDVGGKAGGASGVAGSAGSAAVGASA, encoded by the coding sequence ATGGGTATGAGCGTGACCATCTCTGCGGCGGTCGATGGAGACGCCGAGCAAATCCTCAAGCTCCAGTACCTGTGCTTCCAGAGCGAGGCGGAGGCCTACGGCGACTACGCCATCGCGCCCCTCACCCAGACCCTGGACGGACTGCGTGCCGAGATGGCCTCGGGCTGCGTGATGGTGGCCCGGCTCGGCGACGAGGTCGTGGGCTCCGTACGGGGCTCGGTCGACGCCGACGGCACGGCACGCATCGACAGGCTCTGCGTACACCCGCGCCTCCAGCGGCACGGGCTGGGGGGCAGGCTGCTGGCCGCCATCGAGGACAGGCTCGCCGCGGAGCGGCACGCCAAGCGGTACCAGCTCGTCACCGGGCATCGCAGCGAGGGCAATCTGCGGCTGTACCGCAAGTACGGCTACATCGCGTCCGGCAGTACGGAGAAGGACCGGAAGGTGACGCTGACGTCGATGACGAAGGACGTCGGGGGAAAGGCCGGGGGTGCCTCCGGGGTCGCCGGGTCTGCCGGTTCGGCGGCGGTCGGCGCGAGCGCCTGA
- a CDS encoding sigma-70 family RNA polymerase sigma factor, which yields MDLRSAHIRAAASGRPVTGPVRAASVHVVPVRARTAEPGSAGEADADADAASTADASWSSESPPELPLPPVPLRRLVAAECAAEAAAAGEEAEELQQAVWLRWFEAGARASGGVPGISSARWLRAAVRAEARRARRRSSRETTLPHGGPVGAPAAESSVLAAEQRRLLDAALSRLPGRCPSLMRALFSGRDLTYPEIADELGMSQGSVGPVRSRCLGCLRRMLGLPDCVP from the coding sequence ATGGACCTCCGTTCCGCACACATCCGCGCCGCGGCGTCGGGCCGTCCCGTGACCGGGCCCGTACGAGCCGCATCCGTACACGTCGTTCCCGTACGAGCCCGTACGGCGGAACCGGGCAGCGCCGGGGAGGCGGACGCCGACGCGGACGCCGCCTCGACGGCCGATGCGTCCTGGTCCTCGGAGTCCCCGCCCGAGTTGCCACTGCCGCCCGTTCCGCTGCGCCGCCTCGTCGCGGCGGAGTGCGCCGCGGAGGCGGCAGCCGCGGGCGAGGAGGCGGAGGAGCTGCAACAGGCCGTATGGCTGCGCTGGTTCGAGGCCGGGGCGCGGGCGTCCGGCGGCGTCCCGGGGATCTCTTCCGCACGCTGGCTGCGTGCCGCCGTGAGAGCGGAGGCGCGAAGGGCACGGCGGCGCAGCAGCCGCGAGACGACGCTGCCGCACGGCGGGCCCGTGGGCGCCCCCGCCGCCGAGAGCAGCGTTCTCGCCGCTGAGCAGCGCAGACTTCTCGACGCGGCGCTCTCCCGGCTTCCCGGCCGCTGCCCGTCGCTGATGCGGGCGCTGTTCTCCGGCAGGGACCTCACCTACCCCGAGATCGCAGATGAGTTGGGAATGTCACAGGGGAGCGTGGGCCCGGTTCGTTCCCGATGTCTGGGTTGCCTGCGCAGAATGCTCGGACTGCCGGATTGCGTCCCGTGA
- a CDS encoding glycerophosphodiester phosphodiesterase — MGQEQQPGRRLVLGAAVLGAAGAATVGTGGSALAEDRSGGRGKDRHGGGLPMPAVIAHRGASGYRPEHTFGSYELAFRMGADVIEQDLVPTKDGHLVCRHENDITATTNVADHPEFAGRKTTKKVDGKDLTGWFTEDFTLAELRTLRAKERIPQNRQRNTLYDGRWEVPLFEDVLKWAQKQGDRRGRPVWLHIETKHPTYFRKLGLELEPRLAKLLRKYGRDRADSPNFVQSFEPSSIQKLDKLVDCPGVCLLDAASSRPWDFVEAGDPRTVADLVKPEGLKWMARFAEGIGPLVDLVIPKKPDGSLGEPTTLVRDAHAQGLILHPYTMRNENTFLPTEFRKGQDANAYGDAFGAFKAYFSTGIDGIFTDNCDTGLLAAEDFRAG; from the coding sequence ATGGGACAGGAGCAGCAGCCGGGTCGGAGACTCGTGCTCGGAGCGGCCGTACTGGGCGCCGCGGGCGCAGCCACGGTCGGCACGGGCGGGAGCGCACTCGCGGAGGACAGGAGCGGGGGACGCGGGAAGGACCGGCACGGCGGAGGGCTCCCCATGCCTGCCGTCATCGCTCACCGCGGTGCCAGCGGGTACCGCCCCGAGCACACCTTCGGCTCGTACGAACTCGCCTTCCGCATGGGCGCGGACGTCATCGAGCAGGACCTCGTGCCCACCAAGGACGGCCACCTCGTCTGCCGTCACGAGAACGACATCACGGCCACGACGAACGTCGCCGACCACCCCGAGTTCGCCGGGCGCAAGACGACCAAGAAGGTCGACGGGAAGGACCTGACGGGCTGGTTCACCGAGGACTTCACCCTCGCCGAGCTGCGCACGCTGCGCGCCAAGGAGCGCATCCCGCAGAACCGTCAGCGCAACACCCTCTACGACGGCCGCTGGGAGGTACCGCTCTTCGAGGACGTGCTCAAGTGGGCGCAGAAGCAGGGCGACCGGCGCGGCCGGCCCGTCTGGCTGCACATCGAGACCAAGCACCCCACCTACTTCCGCAAGCTCGGACTGGAGCTGGAGCCCCGGCTGGCGAAGCTGCTGCGCAAGTACGGGCGGGACCGCGCGGACTCGCCGAACTTCGTGCAGTCCTTCGAACCCAGCAGCATCCAGAAGCTGGACAAGCTCGTCGACTGCCCCGGAGTGTGCCTGCTGGACGCGGCCTCCTCCCGGCCCTGGGACTTCGTCGAGGCGGGCGATCCGCGCACCGTGGCGGACCTGGTGAAGCCGGAGGGGCTGAAGTGGATGGCGCGGTTCGCCGAAGGCATCGGGCCGCTCGTGGACCTCGTCATCCCGAAGAAGCCCGACGGCAGCCTCGGCGAACCGACCACGCTGGTGCGCGACGCACATGCGCAGGGCCTGATCCTGCACCCGTACACGATGCGGAACGAGAACACCTTCCTGCCCACCGAGTTCCGCAAGGGCCAGGACGCCAACGCCTACGGTGACGCCTTCGGCGCCTTCAAGGCGTACTTCAGCACGGGGATCGACGGCATCTTCACCGACAACTGCGACACCGGGCTGCTCGCGGCGGAGGACTTCCGCGCGGGCTGA
- a CDS encoding lysophospholipid acyltransferase family protein — MSRFRLIKAVLGPLLRVLLRPQVEGAERIPGSGPVILAGNHLTFIDSMVLPLVTDRQVFFIGKDEYVKGRSLKGRLMAWFFTGVGMIPVDRDGGRGGVAALMTGRRVLEEGRIFGIYPEGTRSPDGRLYRGRTGIARLALMTGAPVVPFAMIGTDAIQPGGKGLPRPAPGRRIAVRFGEPLDFSRYEGMDRDRYVLRAVTDEVMSEVMRLSGQEYVDVYATKAKAA, encoded by the coding sequence TTGTCCCGTTTCCGTCTGATCAAGGCAGTGCTCGGCCCGCTTCTGCGGGTGCTGTTGCGCCCGCAGGTGGAAGGGGCGGAGCGAATTCCCGGTTCCGGTCCGGTGATTCTGGCCGGCAACCACCTCACCTTCATCGACTCGATGGTCCTCCCGCTGGTGACCGACCGTCAGGTGTTCTTCATCGGCAAGGACGAGTACGTCAAGGGCCGTAGCCTCAAGGGGCGGTTGATGGCGTGGTTCTTCACGGGCGTCGGCATGATCCCCGTCGACCGCGACGGCGGACGCGGAGGCGTCGCGGCGCTGATGACGGGCCGTCGCGTGCTGGAGGAGGGCCGGATCTTCGGCATCTACCCCGAGGGCACCCGCTCCCCCGACGGCCGTCTCTACCGGGGCCGCACGGGCATCGCCCGTCTCGCGCTGATGACCGGCGCGCCCGTGGTGCCGTTCGCGATGATCGGTACGGACGCGATCCAGCCCGGCGGCAAGGGCCTGCCGCGTCCGGCACCGGGGCGCCGTATCGCGGTGCGCTTCGGCGAGCCCCTCGACTTCAGCCGCTACGAGGGCATGGACCGCGACCGCTATGTGCTGCGGGCCGTGACGGACGAGGTGATGAGCGAGGTCATGCGCCTGTCCGGCCAGGAGTACGTGGACGTCTACGCGACGAAGGCGAAGGCGGCCTGA